From the Caballeronia sp. NK8 genome, one window contains:
- a CDS encoding energy transducer TonB yields the protein MQSPTITPAAFQTAPAANANPRVIAACVAVVVIHAALLGVALTMRNEPLPRPIEAKSITAQLISETPQPAPQPVAIETPPPPKPVPQPVPKPQPKPKVKPKIEPKPTPMPVTEAPSQIAAPAPEPTPPAPPQPVAPAAPAIGKPSMDLAAPKNVAHLTCNIAVPEYPPMAKRRGETGTAVVRLTVGLSGKLENITLQKSSGSSRLDDAALEAARNSACSPYKENGEAIRATATQPFVFSLND from the coding sequence ATGCAGTCCCCGACCATTACTCCCGCCGCTTTCCAGACGGCGCCGGCAGCAAACGCCAATCCGCGCGTCATCGCGGCGTGCGTCGCAGTCGTCGTCATTCACGCCGCGCTGCTGGGCGTCGCGCTGACGATGCGCAACGAGCCGCTGCCGCGTCCGATCGAAGCCAAGTCGATTACCGCGCAACTGATCAGCGAAACGCCGCAGCCCGCGCCGCAGCCGGTCGCGATCGAAACGCCGCCGCCGCCCAAACCGGTTCCGCAGCCCGTTCCGAAGCCGCAACCCAAGCCGAAGGTCAAACCGAAGATCGAGCCGAAGCCCACGCCGATGCCGGTGACCGAAGCGCCGTCGCAAATCGCCGCGCCCGCGCCGGAACCCACGCCGCCGGCTCCGCCGCAGCCCGTGGCGCCTGCAGCTCCCGCGATCGGCAAGCCGAGCATGGATCTGGCCGCGCCGAAGAACGTCGCGCATCTGACCTGTAATATCGCGGTGCCAGAGTATCCGCCCATGGCCAAACGCCGCGGCGAAACAGGCACGGCTGTCGTCCGCCTGACGGTGGGCCTCTCGGGCAAACTCGAAAACATCACGCTGCAAAAGAGCAGCGGCTCGTCGCGACTCGATGACGCGGCGCTTGAGGCGGCGCGCAACAGCGCGTGCAGCCCCTACAAGGAAAATGGCGAAGCGATTCGCGCGACTGCCACGCAACCATTTGTTTTCAGTCTGAACGACTGA
- a CDS encoding MotA/TolQ/ExbB proton channel family protein: protein MENYGIAHVWAQGDFVTRGIALALVIMSVLSWTVIVVKAWNVVRLKRLTRNAEQAFWHSDDFNDGIKKLGSQSSSPADNPFLALALAGQEASEHHHQTQPHLHDRMDVSDWITRCLKDVMDEGVGRMQSGLAVLASIGSTSPFVGLFGTVWGIYHALLTIGATGQTSIDQVAGPVGESLIMTAFGLFVAIPAVLGYNALTRANKGIVTKLNRFAHGLHAFFVTGAKLSSTKRSTNASSDSLRLATRAS from the coding sequence ATGGAAAATTACGGGATTGCGCACGTCTGGGCGCAAGGCGACTTCGTGACGCGGGGCATCGCGCTCGCGCTCGTCATCATGTCGGTGCTTTCGTGGACGGTGATCGTCGTGAAGGCGTGGAACGTCGTGCGCCTGAAGCGCCTGACCCGAAACGCAGAACAGGCGTTCTGGCACTCCGACGATTTCAACGACGGCATCAAGAAGCTCGGCAGCCAGTCGTCGAGCCCGGCGGACAACCCGTTCCTCGCACTCGCGCTCGCCGGCCAGGAAGCGTCCGAGCATCATCATCAGACGCAGCCGCATCTGCACGATCGCATGGACGTGTCGGACTGGATCACGCGCTGCCTGAAGGACGTCATGGACGAAGGCGTCGGCCGCATGCAGTCGGGTCTCGCGGTGCTCGCGTCGATCGGTTCCACGTCGCCGTTCGTCGGTCTGTTCGGCACGGTGTGGGGGATCTATCACGCGCTGCTGACGATCGGCGCGACCGGCCAGACGTCGATCGATCAGGTCGCGGGTCCGGTCGGCGAATCGCTCATCATGACGGCGTTCGGCCTGTTCGTCGCGATTCCGGCCGTGCTCGGCTACAACGCCCTCACCCGCGCGAACAAGGGCATCGTCACGAAGCTGAACCGCTTCGCGCACGGCCTGCACGCGTTCTTCGTCACCGGCGCGAAGCTCTCGTCGACCAAGCGCTCGACGAACGCTTCCTCCGACAGCCTGCGTCTCGCGACGCGCGCGTCGTAA
- a CDS encoding pirin family protein has protein sequence MSTSRSIERIIPATRTVEGGGFVLHRPFPTRLLMDFDPFLLLDEMGPADYAPGEAKGAPDHPHRGFETVTYMLEGEFGHKDSAGHSGTLRPGDVQWMTAGAGVVHSEMPAEEFTRNGGRVHGLQLWVNLPQRDKMIAPHYQEIPSAQIPVATSEDGSVRVKVIAGEALGVKAAIETRTPILYQHFSLQPGAKIELAVPRDYRVFAYPLSGTALYGPQSQPVRAQQMVIFRDDSDTIALAAGDEPVELLLIGGVPLKEPVVRYGPFVMNTEDEIRQAVVDYQAGRMGAIAH, from the coding sequence ATGTCCACCAGCCGCAGTATCGAACGCATCATTCCGGCGACCCGCACTGTCGAAGGCGGCGGCTTCGTCCTGCATCGCCCGTTTCCGACTCGTCTTCTGATGGATTTCGATCCCTTCCTTCTGCTCGACGAGATGGGTCCCGCCGACTACGCGCCCGGCGAGGCGAAGGGCGCGCCCGATCACCCGCATCGCGGCTTCGAAACCGTCACGTACATGCTCGAAGGCGAGTTCGGCCATAAGGACTCGGCGGGCCATTCCGGCACGCTGCGCCCCGGCGACGTGCAATGGATGACTGCCGGCGCGGGCGTCGTGCACAGCGAAATGCCGGCGGAGGAATTCACGCGCAACGGCGGCCGCGTGCACGGCCTGCAACTGTGGGTGAACCTGCCGCAGCGCGACAAGATGATCGCGCCGCATTATCAGGAAATCCCGTCGGCGCAGATTCCCGTCGCGACGAGCGAGGACGGCTCGGTCCGCGTGAAGGTCATCGCGGGCGAGGCGCTCGGCGTGAAGGCCGCGATCGAGACGCGCACGCCGATCCTCTATCAGCATTTTTCGTTGCAACCCGGCGCGAAGATCGAACTGGCCGTGCCGCGCGATTACCGCGTGTTCGCGTATCCGCTTTCGGGCACCGCGCTGTACGGTCCGCAAAGCCAGCCGGTGCGCGCGCAGCAGATGGTGATCTTCCGCGACGACAGCGATACGATCGCGCTCGCCGCCGGCGACGAGCCCGTCGAACTTCTGCTGATCGGCGGCGTGCCGCTGAAGGAGCCGGTCGTGCGTTACGGTCCGTTCGTGATGAACACGGAGGACGAGATCCGCCAGGCGGTCGTCGACTATCAGGCGGGTCGCATGGGCGCGATCGCGCACTGA
- the murI gene encoding glutamate racemase, whose amino-acid sequence MSGVVASLKPNERAASDASAPVGIFDSGLGGLSVLRAVRAILPHERLIYVADSLHAPYGERDDDFIVDRTMAIGEWLVAQGAKALVVACNTATAQSIALVRERLPIPLVGVEPGVKPAAAASKSRVVGVLATAVTLRSARFQSLLDRYAGDCRFICQPGHGLVQAVERCDTSSPALMALLEGYLAPMLDAGADTLVLGCTHYPFLDRAIRDIAGERLQIVDTSVAIARQLDRLLDVHALKNVTAPPDSLPRFCSTADGDSQRQLAAALLQLDAKVEHVDIPSRRTRLAEPDIV is encoded by the coding sequence ATGTCGGGCGTAGTCGCTTCCCTGAAGCCGAACGAGCGTGCCGCGTCAGACGCGAGCGCGCCGGTCGGCATTTTTGATTCCGGTCTCGGCGGTCTGTCGGTGCTGCGCGCCGTGCGCGCGATTCTGCCGCATGAACGTCTGATTTATGTCGCCGATTCGCTCCATGCGCCCTATGGCGAGCGCGACGATGATTTCATCGTCGACCGCACGATGGCGATCGGCGAATGGCTCGTCGCGCAGGGCGCGAAAGCGCTGGTCGTCGCGTGCAATACGGCCACCGCGCAATCGATCGCGCTGGTGCGCGAACGTCTGCCGATTCCGCTCGTCGGCGTCGAGCCGGGCGTGAAGCCGGCGGCGGCGGCGTCGAAGTCACGCGTGGTCGGCGTGCTGGCGACCGCCGTCACCTTGCGCTCGGCTCGGTTCCAGTCTCTGCTCGACCGTTACGCGGGCGATTGCCGCTTCATCTGTCAGCCGGGGCACGGTCTGGTGCAGGCGGTCGAGCGCTGCGACACCTCGTCGCCTGCGCTGATGGCGCTGCTCGAAGGCTATCTCGCGCCGATGCTGGACGCCGGCGCCGATACCCTCGTGCTCGGTTGCACGCACTACCCGTTTCTTGATCGCGCAATCCGCGACATCGCGGGCGAGCGCCTGCAGATCGTCGATACCAGCGTCGCGATCGCACGGCAGCTCGATCGCCTGCTCGACGTCCATGCGCTGAAGAACGTCACCGCGCCGCCTGACAGCCTGCCGCGCTTCTGCTCCACCGCCGACGGCGATTCCCAGCGCCAGCTTGCCGCCGCCCTCCTTCAGCTCGACGCGAAAGTCGAACACGTCGACATCCCTTCGCGCCGCACGCGCCTCGCTGAACCCGACATCGTCTGA
- a CDS encoding bacterioferritin-associated ferredoxin encodes MIVCVCKSVSDRKIRTAIAEGVDTFDELQFELGVALCCGKCEESVRDVMAQSGVCASRCGVEHREHVAPLTFYERQAA; translated from the coding sequence ATGATTGTCTGTGTCTGCAAGTCAGTGTCCGACCGAAAGATCCGAACCGCCATCGCCGAAGGAGTGGATACCTTCGACGAATTGCAATTCGAGCTCGGCGTGGCGCTGTGCTGCGGCAAGTGTGAGGAAAGCGTTCGCGATGTGATGGCACAAAGCGGCGTCTGCGCTTCGCGCTGCGGAGTCGAGCATCGCGAGCATGTCGCACCGCTCACTTTTTACGAGCGTCAAGCTGCCTGA
- a CDS encoding LysR family transcriptional regulator produces the protein MKADSHDLNDLMYFSHVVEHGGFSAAERVLGISKSRLSRRVSELEASLGVRLLQRSTRKLALTEAGQLFYQHCQAMLAEAQAAVNVVQSLRDSPRGTVRVSVPVTIAQTFLSAVMPDFMHRFPEVRVVLRVTNRVVDLFEDAIDVALRVRSEPPASSNVVARPLWRTEQMLVAAPSLLKSNAPPMTPAELAQYDTLDTPSADGRHVYRLIAPDGTRHEFEHEPRLVTADLSMIREAVMRGVGIAALPEMMYGAPLRTGQLSPVMPGWTFPSPQLYAVFLSRQGMIPAVRAFVDFLVESIGSGQRFPGECPVQESPERETV, from the coding sequence ATGAAAGCCGACTCGCATGACCTGAACGATCTGATGTATTTCTCGCACGTCGTCGAGCACGGCGGATTTTCGGCGGCGGAGCGCGTGCTCGGCATCTCGAAGTCCCGGCTGTCGCGGCGCGTGTCGGAACTCGAGGCGTCGCTCGGCGTGCGCCTGTTGCAGCGCTCGACGCGCAAGCTCGCGCTGACCGAGGCGGGCCAGCTTTTCTACCAGCATTGCCAGGCGATGCTCGCCGAAGCGCAGGCCGCCGTGAACGTCGTGCAGAGCTTGCGCGATTCGCCGCGCGGCACGGTGCGCGTGAGCGTGCCGGTGACCATCGCGCAGACGTTTCTGTCGGCGGTGATGCCGGATTTCATGCATCGTTTTCCGGAAGTGCGCGTCGTGCTGCGGGTGACGAATCGCGTCGTCGATCTGTTCGAAGACGCCATCGATGTCGCGCTGCGCGTGCGCTCGGAGCCGCCCGCGAGCTCGAACGTGGTCGCGCGGCCGCTGTGGCGCACGGAGCAGATGCTCGTCGCGGCGCCGTCGCTGCTGAAGTCGAATGCGCCGCCGATGACGCCCGCCGAGCTTGCCCAGTACGACACACTGGACACGCCTTCCGCCGATGGCCGCCACGTCTATCGGCTGATCGCGCCGGATGGCACGCGTCACGAGTTCGAGCACGAGCCGAGGCTCGTCACGGCGGATCTATCGATGATCCGCGAGGCCGTCATGCGCGGCGTCGGTATCGCGGCGCTGCCCGAGATGATGTACGGCGCGCCGCTGCGAACCGGACAGCTATCGCCGGTGATGCCGGGCTGGACGTTTCCGTCGCCGCAACTCTATGCAGTCTTCCTGTCGCGGCAGGGCATGATTCCCGCTGTGCGCGCGTTCGTCGATTTTCTTGTCGAGTCGATCGGCAGCGGCCAGCGCTTCCCAGGAGAATGTCCTGTTCAGGAAAGCCCGGAACGCGAAACAGTTTGA
- a CDS encoding OsmC family protein: MAGPSVTATIGDIDFQVRLGDGTHSWLADEPASLGGGDTGPEPASLLLASLGACTSITLKMYAKRKEWPLESVHVELSMKSVAQGTNIDRRISLTGALSDEQRERLLQIANACPMHKVLSGAIHIESGLTPQ, encoded by the coding sequence ATGGCCGGACCTTCCGTGACCGCCACGATCGGCGACATCGACTTTCAAGTCCGTCTCGGCGACGGCACACATTCGTGGCTCGCCGACGAACCGGCAAGCCTCGGTGGCGGCGACACCGGACCGGAACCGGCGTCGCTGCTGCTCGCGAGCCTCGGCGCATGCACGTCCATCACGCTGAAGATGTACGCGAAGCGCAAGGAATGGCCGCTGGAATCGGTGCATGTCGAGCTGTCGATGAAAAGCGTCGCGCAAGGCACGAACATCGATCGCCGCATCTCGCTCACGGGCGCGCTCTCCGACGAACAGCGGGAACGGCTCTTGCAAATTGCCAACGCGTGCCCGATGCACAAGGTCCTGTCCGGCGCGATTCACATCGAGTCCGGACTCACGCCGCAGTGA
- the hemP gene encoding hemin uptake protein HemP yields MTDTLRSSTLRLRRPAVRDAAITRPKATTVTTVHVAHAAESNGERSLKSDALLQGRSHVSIVHNGETYQLRATRLGKLILTK; encoded by the coding sequence ATGACCGACACGCTGCGATCCTCCACGCTCAGGCTGCGCCGCCCGGCTGTCCGCGACGCCGCGATCACCCGCCCGAAGGCGACCACCGTTACCACGGTGCACGTCGCCCACGCAGCGGAAAGCAACGGCGAGCGCTCGCTCAAGAGCGACGCGCTGCTGCAGGGACGCAGCCACGTGAGCATCGTGCATAACGGGGAGACCTATCAGTTGCGCGCAACGCGACTGGGCAAGCTGATCCTGACGAAGTAA
- a CDS encoding SRPBCC family protein, whose product MNFEHLIQINDPLNPLVDSLTRDQLWEGLVLRAEQPQLFVLGLDSCDILSRDGETMERELHYGQATVRDRVTLSPGASVRYDILPTAEYVGGSLTMAIEQPDEHQLFLRFTYSTTLPENDHPTPDERQTQEIVKSAYRESDIDTVRLIRQFVHGRKDESPLH is encoded by the coding sequence TTGAATTTCGAACACCTGATCCAGATCAACGATCCGCTCAACCCGCTCGTCGATTCGCTCACGCGCGACCAGCTATGGGAAGGACTCGTCCTGCGCGCCGAGCAGCCGCAATTGTTCGTACTCGGGCTGGATAGCTGTGACATCCTTTCGCGCGATGGCGAAACGATGGAGCGCGAGCTGCATTACGGCCAGGCCACGGTGCGCGATCGCGTGACGCTCTCACCCGGCGCGAGCGTGCGCTACGACATCCTGCCGACCGCCGAGTACGTCGGCGGCTCGCTCACGATGGCGATCGAGCAGCCCGACGAGCATCAACTCTTCCTGCGCTTCACCTACAGCACGACGCTGCCGGAAAACGATCATCCGACACCCGATGAGCGTCAGACGCAGGAGATCGTGAAGTCGGCGTATCGCGAATCGGATATCGATACCGTGCGGCTGATTCGCCAGTTCGTGCACGGTCGCAAGGACGAAAGTCCGCTGCATTGA
- the bfr gene encoding bacterioferritin yields MQGDAKVIEYLNSQLKNELTAINQYFLHARMYQHWGLEKLNKHEYDESIGEMKHADWLIQRVFMLDGLPNLQDLHKLLIGEETKEILECDLKLEQISQSTCKEAIAYCETVRDFVSREIFEKILHDTEEHIDWLETQLDLIDKVGIQNYQQTMMGDHE; encoded by the coding sequence ATGCAAGGCGACGCAAAAGTCATCGAATATCTGAACTCTCAGCTGAAAAATGAGCTGACGGCGATCAATCAATACTTCCTGCATGCACGGATGTACCAGCACTGGGGCCTCGAGAAGCTCAACAAGCATGAGTACGACGAATCGATCGGCGAGATGAAGCATGCCGACTGGCTCATCCAGCGCGTATTCATGCTCGACGGCCTGCCGAATCTGCAGGATCTGCACAAGCTGCTGATCGGCGAAGAGACCAAGGAAATTCTCGAATGCGATCTGAAGCTCGAACAGATCTCGCAGTCGACATGCAAGGAAGCCATCGCCTATTGCGAGACGGTGCGTGATTTCGTCTCGCGCGAAATCTTCGAAAAGATCCTGCACGACACCGAAGAGCACATCGACTGGCTGGAAACGCAACTGGATCTGATCGACAAGGTCGGCATCCAGAACTACCAGCAGACCATGATGGGCGACCACGAATAA
- a CDS encoding heme-binding protein codes for MRTKPVLTDEDVKAMAVAAEAHAREHNWNVTIAIVDDGGHLLHLHRLDGAGASTAEMATGKARTAVLGRRETKVYEDTIKQGRTAFLSAPMTAMLEGGVPIFVGTDIVGAVGVSGVKSDQDAQIAKAGIAALGIENV; via the coding sequence GTGAGAACCAAACCCGTATTGACCGACGAAGACGTCAAGGCCATGGCCGTCGCCGCCGAGGCGCATGCCAGAGAACACAACTGGAACGTGACGATTGCGATCGTCGACGATGGCGGGCATCTGCTGCATCTGCATCGTCTGGACGGAGCGGGCGCGAGCACTGCCGAAATGGCGACCGGCAAGGCGCGCACCGCCGTGCTCGGCCGCCGCGAGACCAAGGTCTACGAAGACACCATCAAACAGGGCCGCACGGCGTTCCTGAGCGCGCCGATGACCGCCATGCTCGAAGGCGGCGTGCCGATCTTCGTGGGCACGGATATCGTGGGCGCGGTGGGCGTGTCGGGCGTGAAGTCGGATCAGGATGCGCAGATCGCGAAGGCAGGCATCGCGGCGCTGGGTATCGAGAACGTCTGA
- a CDS encoding biopolymer transporter ExbD, with amino-acid sequence MAMSPFAGDEDDGMMSEINMTPLVDVMLVLLIIFLVTIPAMHHAVKIDLPHASSQPQDEKPAHVNIAIKADGTTLWDDQPVDEATLNARITQAAQQTPQPEIHLRADRQVAYEKVADLMSAAQSGGLTKIGFVTEPKSGK; translated from the coding sequence ATGGCCATGAGCCCATTCGCCGGAGATGAAGACGACGGCATGATGAGCGAAATCAACATGACGCCGCTCGTCGACGTCATGCTGGTTCTCCTGATCATCTTCCTCGTCACGATTCCGGCCATGCATCACGCGGTCAAGATCGATCTGCCGCACGCGAGCAGCCAGCCGCAGGACGAGAAGCCCGCGCACGTGAACATCGCCATCAAGGCCGACGGCACGACGCTGTGGGACGATCAGCCGGTCGACGAAGCGACGCTCAACGCGCGCATTACGCAGGCCGCGCAGCAGACGCCGCAACCGGAGATTCATCTGCGCGCGGATCGTCAGGTGGCGTACGAGAAAGTCGCCGATCTGATGTCGGCGGCGCAATCGGGCGGTCTGACGAAGATCGGTTTCGTCACCGAGCCGAAAAGCGGCAAGTAA